In Nicotiana tabacum cultivar K326 chromosome 2, ASM71507v2, whole genome shotgun sequence, the following proteins share a genomic window:
- the LOC107824813 gene encoding uncharacterized protein LOC107824813, producing MPAPTGSGNIKLRKKLKIANGISKDDKKSGINLDSNGNGVRRSKRAQNRETESYGVSHSGGNVSSKKGIRVKSTVTSNAAEEVYEGALKGKSGISGGKRKRVYAHRDMDKEGTLEDIAGISRRRSSLKSYRTRKLDLETQDKFSDPRESRKKTLYGEARRSNNRKLSEQSTRKMNLGRQEKFFDSRESKKKTLYGEGRRSNNCELANERNSRKVKEIREVKYVKVDGYGEEENSKRKSKERKALDQNRSKQKAESPSRFSRKKIQDKKSLGADSDVYEQRPKKKKRDIRIDPHDTSNKRLDDGLPSKDNNKEKQEESANDKTVELSKNAQFRAIRPSPSILSFVEDNLLGRRRDIQLKRAGYNIELSAPLDNIPFSTSSERERIEEPVFRNKLEFFAAAKVSSSFPPADLPEIAFAGRSNVGKSSLLNALTRKWGVVRTSDKPGLTQTINFFNLGSKMCLVDLPGYGFAYAKEEVKEAWEELVKEYVSTRLGLKRVCLLIDTKWGMKPRDHELIDLMERAQTKYQIILTKTDTVFPIDVARRAMQIEESLKTYKSVVQPVVMVSSKSGAGIRSLRTVLSKIARFVKP from the exons ATGCCTGCTCCAACGGGTTCAGGAAACATAAAGCTTAGGAAGAAACTAAAAATTGCAAATGGTATATCCAAAGATGATAAAAAGAGTGGTATAAACCTAGATTCTAATGGAAATGGAGTTCGAAGAAGTAAAAGAGCACAAAATAGGGAAACTGAAAGCTATGGGGTTTCTCATTCTGGTGGTAATGTATCGAGTAAGAAAGGAATCCGTGTAAAAAGCACGGTGACGTCGAATGCTGCGGAGGAAGTTTATGAGGGAGCATTGAAGGGGAAATCGGGGATTTCTGGTGGGAAAAGGAAGAGAGTTTATGCTCATCGAGATATGGACAAAGAAGGAACTTTAGAGGACATTGCTGGAATTTCTCGTAGAAGGTCCTCACTCAAAtcatatagaacacgaaaattgGATTTGGAGACGCAAGACAAGTTTTCTGATCCAAGAGAATCTAGAAAGAAGACCTTATATGGTGAAGCTAGAAGGTCTAACAATAGGAAGTTGTCAGAACAGAGCACACGTAAAATGAATTTGGGGCGGCAAGAAAAGTTCTTCGATTCAAGAGAATCTAAAAAGAAGACTTTATATGGTGAAGGTAGAAGGTCTAACAATTGTGAGTTGGCGAACGAGAGGAATTCTAGGAAGGTGAAGGAGATAAGGGAAGTGAAATATGTTAAGGTGGATGGCTATGGGGAAgaagaaaatagtaaaagaaaatcCAAAGAAAGAAAGGCATTGGACCAGAATAGGAGCAAGCAAAAAGCTGAATCTCCTAGTAGATTTTCGAGAAAgaagattcaagacaagaagAGCTTGGGTGCGGATTCAGATGTATATGAACAAAGGCCAAAGAAGAAAAAGCGAGACATTCGAATAGATCCTCATGATACCTCGAACAAGAGGCTTGATGATGGACTGCCTAGTAAAG ATAACAATAAGGAAAAGCAAGAAGAATCAGCAAACGATAAAACTGTTGAACTGTCGAAGAATGCACAGTTTCGTGCAATACGCCCAAGTCCATCTATCCTTTCTTTTGTGGAAGACAAT TTGTTGGGTCGTAGACGCGATATTCAGTTAAAGAGGGCAGGCTATAACATTGAACTCTCTGCTCCCTTAGATAACATTCCTTTCTCAACAAGCTCAGAAAGGGAGCGGATTGAAGAGCCG GTATTCAGGAATAAGTTGGAATTTTTTGCTGCAGCTAAGGTTTCCTCGTCATTTCCCCCTGCAGATCTTCCAGAGATTGCTTTTGCAG GAAGGTCAAACGTGGGAAAGTCATCTTTACTAAATGCATTGACCAGGAAATGGGGTGTTGTACGGACATCAGATAAGCCTGGACTCACTCAG ACTATTAATTTCTTCAACCTTGGTTCAAAAATGTGCTTGGTTGATTTGCCTGGATATGGTTTTGCTTATGCAAAAGAAGAAGTGAAAGAAGCTTGGGAGGAGCTT GTGAAAGAGTATGTTTCTACACGTCTTGGTCTAAAGAGAGTCTGCCTTCTGATTGATACAAAGTGGGGCATGAAACCAAGGGATCATGAGCTCATTGATTTAATGGAGAG AGCTCAAACAAAATACCAGATTATTTTAACCAAGACTGACACGGTTTTCCCAATAGATGTGGCACGACGAGCCATGCAAATTGAAGAG AGCCTCAAGACATACAAGTCGGTAGTTCAACCTGTG GTGATGGTAAGCTCAAAATCTGGAGCGGGTATCCGAAGTTTAAGAACAGTGCTTTCTAAGATCGCTCGGTTCGTGAAACCATAA